From Quercus lobata isolate SW786 chromosome 11, ValleyOak3.0 Primary Assembly, whole genome shotgun sequence:
GCCATGAATGCTGAGATTGCAGCTTTGGTTTCTAAGAATACTTGGACACTTACTCCCTTGCCTTCCAACAAAAGGGTAATTGGATGCAAGTGGGTCTATAAGGTTAAATACAAGGCAAATGGATCTGTGGAGAGGTATAAAGCAAGACTAGTTGCTAAGGGATTTACTCAACAAGAGGGATTAGATTTTACTGACACCTTTTCCCCTGTTGCCAAGTTAACTACTGTTAAAACTCTTCTTGCTATATCTGCTGTGAAAGGGTGGCACTTGGTATAGTTAGATGTCAACAATGCATTTTTGAATGGGGATTTACATAAGGAGGTGTATATGCAACTCCCTCAAGGCTTTCACAGCAAAGAGAAGAATGTTGTTTGCAAGTTAAATAAGTCTTTATATGGACTCAAGCAGGCCTCAAGGCAAtggaatgcaaaattttgttatgTTGTCAAACAACTTGGTTTTAAGCAATCCAAGGCTGATTACTCACTCTTTACAAGGAGGCTTAGTGGTTCTTTCATAGCATTGGtggtttatgttgatgacattctcATAGCTAGCAACAATGTTCAAGAGGTTGAAGCACTCAAAGTTTCCTTAGATCAACACTTCAAGCTTAAAGACCTTGGAGGTTTGAAGTACTTTCTTGGTCTTAAAATAGCCAGATCAGCCAAAGGGATCAGCTTATGCCAAAGAAAATATGCTTTGGAGATTCTAAAGGATGCTGGTATGTCAGCTTGTAGGCCGAGTAAAGTACCAATGGAGCAGAATTTAAGGTTGAGCAAGCTGCAAGGTACTTTGTTACCTGATCCTGGAGTCTATAGAAGGTCAGTTGGTAGATTGATATACCTAACAATCACCAGACCAGATATAGCCTACCCGGTTCACAAGTTGAGTCAATTCATGTCCAAACCAAGGAAGCCTCACTTAGATGCAGCTTACAAGATTTTACAGTACATAAAGGGATGTCCAGGTCAAGGAATTTTCTTGTCTGCATCTTTAGATTTTCATTTGAAGGCTTACacagatgctgattgggcagctTGTATAGACACCAGAAGATCAACCACAGgctattgtatatttttagGTGATTCCTTAATTTCTTGGAAGTCGAAGAAACAATCTATAGTGTCTAGATCTTCTGCTGAGGTAGAATATAGAGCTATGGCTGTCACTGTGTGTGAGCTGACTTGGCTGCTGTCATTGTTGAAGGATTTAGAGATTTGGCATCCCCAACCTGCTCTTCTGTTTTGTGACAATCAAGCAGCCATTTATATTGGAGAAAACCCTGTGTTTCATGAGAGAACCAAGCACATAGAGGTTGATTGTCATGTTGTTAGAGACAAGGTACAAGACAATGTAATTAGGCTGTTTTTCACTCCCACACACACTCAGCTGGCAGATTTACTCACTAAGGCCCTTAACAACTCATAATTACGACATTTGTTAAGTAAAATGAATGTTATGAACATTCATGTTTCAGCTTCTCTTCCTAAGGGGGAATGTACACTCTTAGATGATGATAGATTAATTACAAAGAAGACAGCTGCAGATGCAAGCAACAGACCCGATTCTCATCTTGAGGGGGAATGTCAAAGCTTGAATTGAAGTGTAAATGAAAGTATATCAAGATGAGATATTAGAATAGGCAGAGAGGCAGAGCATTGGGGCAGAGTATTCTTGTGTTTTGTCATTAAACGACAATTGCCTCAGCTACAAATACGACCTGTAGCTTTCTGCATCAGTTTACATGTAGCTTTTCTGTTGTAGTGCAGTTAGTCTATTTTGTATTAACACGTGTAAGGTGATGATCAATGGTTTGTTGTAATGATCAGATGGTGTGAAGCTGATCCGTGTAATTAGGAAGTGGTTTAGAGGTGGTTAgattattttcttaattctttaggctatatatataatcattctGTTACTGTTTTGTAAATAATTCAATTCTTCAGAAATATTCAGAGCTTCTAAACTTGattctcttcctttctctctctctctatttctctctagCTTCACTGTGTTTGTTACGTTCTGTTTTTCTGTTACATTGCTTTAGAGAAGCTAACACTTGTGCCGATGGGCTAGCCAAGGCAGGTTCTAGAGGTGGgtaggattttattttgttggaaaCTCCGCCTGTGGAGATTATCCAGCTTTTGTTTAGAGACTCTTCGGGGTCTATTTGTACTAGACTTTGTTCTGACCCAGTTGCTCTTTCTGCTGGGTAGTTGTTGTTTATAAATTTCCCTgttaaccaaataaaataaaataataataattcttagAAGTACAACAAAGTCGAAGAATGATCAGTTATGTGAATAATCAAAATTTGACTAGATAGGACCACAAAGCGAGTTCCTTCAATGGGAAATATTTTATCATCCAAATTAACAATCAAATAGATTTTTGGGATGTTTCACAAGTAGGGCTGTCCATGGGTCAATCCCAGTTGAGTTTGTGCCTAACTCGGAACCGACCCGTCGGAATCGGGTGGCAAAATATTGAACCCACTGCTGATTGCCAGAGTAATTGGATCAGGCAGATCAAACCATCTATAAGTGGCGGGTAGGTCAATTGGAGTCACAAATTTGAGAAGACGACGAGAAAACAATGAGAAAAACTCAGATCCGGTCAAAATTTCGCCAGATCTAAGTGAAATATCACTAGAATCCGGTTTTTTTGCCGAGATCTGGAAAACTTTGGCCATAATCTAGGTTTTTTTGAAATATGGAAATTTTCGCCGGACTCGGTGTTTCTTCGATCGATTCgggtttttcaagttttagagGAGGAAAACCAAAACCAACCCGCCGGAATCGGTTTCTGGGGTTGAAGATCCGCCACCGACCACCGGAGTAGTTGGGTCGGCCAGAGTCGAATCAGATTTGGTCAGTTTTCTCGGGTGGGTCGAGTCTCAGATCATTCTAGACAGCCCTACTCACAAGAAAGGAGTGTATATATTGAAACACCATTCCcttaaatccaaaataaaaataaaaatgtttaattaaaaCATGTTGTATaaacaattgttaaaaaaaaaaaaaagtgcaccctatctttataaattttataggCCAAACAAcgaagggtgagtttggttcaactttttaaaatgtGTTTTATGAAAAAGTGGTAGTTTTAAATAGTGCAGtatgaaattgtgtttttttaaaaagcaaagTGTCTAATAAAAGCTGTCAgaaagtgctttttgaaaaagttaagTGTTTGATAAACACTTATAAGTATTGTAGTTTGAAGTATAAATTAGCAAAAAGGAcaatattctttatatttgtgttcttttatttttattttttaagaattcatACTTGTAGTTTTAGGGAAGGGCTTATGTCCAATGGAAGTTTCCACTAGACACGTCAGATTCAAACACGTGTCCATTGACACGTCAGATTCAAACACGTGTCCAAGAATGGACACGTATTCGCAATCCAACGTGTCCAGTGGTTTCACTATAATAATAAACTAGTTGCTaactcgtgcgatgcacggaaaagatattgaaaaatagatttaatctttcttttattctattATATGTCATGTATATATAAGTGTGTTTAGGTCTATTGATAGAGAGTAATCATTGTGTAGCGTACTccataaattaatattatactaaaattaaaaaataaaaagaagaaaagagataaCACCCtcttcttgaattatcaaattattaaaaaaaaattaaccctcttcttctctttttactCAAACTTGTTTTCATGGCTCATATTTAAACAATCGCAgcagaaaattttatattaatagtaaaatttgtgtatACACAAATTACAGTTTCATGTAAAGTGTACATACACATGCTCTATACCTCTAAGGAAGGAAACATCACAAACCCTTTACATATGTGAGTTAGATTTAAAACAAACTACATATATTCCAAGTCTGATAAGCCAACTCAATGGTGGAAAAatgttctttataaaattagataGTAACATATTTTATAAAAGGAGGCAATTCTTTGTAACTCTATCTTGCTGCCCATATTCTGCAATATACAACAAAATGATTTATCTATCTAGGTGCAATGGGCAATAGCATTGGCTATTCTTAAGCACAATTCAATACATacaaatgagatagaaaaggggggaaaaaagtgACATaccaaatacaaaaagtacCACTGTTCCAGCCCTCCAAAActccataaaaaaaaaccttttcctagcccaaaaatacaaaaagttccCTCCTTTCCCACAAATCCAAGAGGGCTGAGACCACTAACAACTCCCTACACCAATCAGACAAACCTCTCAAAGAAACCTGAACGCTATTTAGGAATTCTATCAAACTCTTATGAGAAGCCAATAACAAATCcagaaataaatatataaattctaataaaaagttaaaattttataaaacagaCATGAATTCTAATATCAAACtccaaataaattatataacatgcaacaaagaaacccaaaaaagaaaaaaagaaaagcaaagaaacTATAGTAGctaaatttacaaataaaatagtaattatgCAGAAATTAATATCTAAAACTAAAGAAGTATACCTTGctcaaaaacttttttattttgataagatCAAACCTAGCTCaaaaactttaaattaaaaagaacacAATTTAAATAGATTAGTAAACCCAATGGCCAAATAAAGAAAACAGGTAAGagggaaaatcataaaattatattaaaaacatCACTAACCATTTTAAAAACTCCAAGCGGCGAAAAATGGCAACCCCCCAACTCAACAATATCTTTGCCAAAGAATGCGTACTATGACACATCTCCAAAcctacaattaaaaaaaaaaaataacctcCATATATAAGAAAGAcatttaatgaaattaattattcCCAATGAGAAAAATACACACACAGCCTTGCATGCTTTTATACATACAGGGCAGGACAATAGCTAATCATAGCCTCACTCTCAAGCCATTTTTGAATTCAAACATGTTCCAATTTTCtagaacaaatttaaaaatattttactaaaatcCACATCATAAAACACAAATAAGTCATTCTATCCACTACAGTGACAATTCGTGAATGCAGTATTACACAAAATATGAATGGCTTTGATTCATGGGCAACTAAACAGGCCTAAGAGATGTGCCTAATGAGGGAAACATGCAAAGAAGAATCCATTATCAGGTCTAATGTTATTTTCCTTAGTCAAATAGTTCGATAGTCAATAGATTCATAATTTCTCTACAACTAAAAGTAATGGCTTATAGGTATTTATCATGAACAACTCTAGAACATGACAAAGactaattttacaacaaaaggCTTGCATTTCTTCTCAGTGTCAAAACAAAGGTTATTGTTTCAAATTTGTTGTTAATTAATATAACACCATCGTATCATCCAAACTCACTCAAGCCCCTAATAGGTGGATTTCACACAAGTTAGGAGAAGTGTTCAGTTGGTGAATGGTTTATATGTAGGCTCTATAAAGTTAGAGGAAGCACTAAACATCATATACCTGTATTCATAAAAAGCAAGGACTTCACATAGCGTGAAAATACCAGAATTgtttttttcaagagaaataCCTATTGGGGAATGAGTCATGGGCAACTCATTCCCTTCGTGGCCTAAACAAAACCTGAAAACTCTtgaataacaataaaaaattaagctaTAATCAAATCAAGTAATACAACTTTGACTAAAACATTTAAATCATGGAGGagtgaaataaaaatcaaataatgatTCATAGATATAAAACCCAAATCGCCCAGATTATAAACCAACCAATCAAATCTTCATTAATTTTGACCCCTTTTTTCAAGTAGAGAAACCCCCTTATAGGATTAAAATCAAAAGCACATTAAATTATCAAGTAGATTATAAAGTTAGCCtaaaaaagaacacaaaaccCCTTAGTAACAATCGGAAATTAagtgaaaattgaaattagTAAATATATCtttgactaaaaaaatcaaaacaggacggaggaaaacaaaaatcagaTAATAAGTCATAGATTAAAACCCAAATTGCCCAACAAAAACAACgaaatttcccattttttaatcaaatgaaAGCAAACCTAGATTATAAATCAATCAGGACTGCCCAAATTTTGATCGCATAAACACAATAAACCTAAAAACCTTAGAATATGAAACTAAGATCAAAAACCGAAAAATGAAAGGCAAATAATAGAAAGATTCAGAGAGCGAGAGTAGAAACATTGTGGATTTGAAATATCTTTTCCCTTCGTGGCTTGTGTTTGCTCCACTACGTTCTTGACTAATAACCCAGATATCaagccaaataaataaaaacaaaaaacaaaatagaatagaacAGAACATGAAACTGAAACTTACCGACAACTGTGTGGAACTGGAAGATGGAGGGAGATCAGTTTAATAGTGGTGAAGAAGCCTTCCTCtggtctctctctctaacactCTCTGCATCTTATCAGATTTCTATCTTTGTGTTTCATGGTCACAAATGCTCtctattcttttatatatatctctctctagtcattttttatttaatatagagAAGCAGAGCACGGGCTTAGCGTTTAgggtttagaaaagttttattattattattattatttaatataggGAAGCAGAGCATCAGGTTTAgggtttagaaaagttttattattgttattattatttttttttaatatagggAGTAGAGCATCAGGTTTAgggtttagaaaagtttttttttttttaatttttttattattattatttaatattgtgctgatgtggaaattTGTAGACACTTCAAaaacttcggttttatatagatatatagatgattctcttaataataaaaaaattgttaaaaagtatgtggatttatcattttttataatgcaaaattataatcttaaaagttaaaatccaataattttggtaaaatgaatctttttaaaataaaattttattaacactTATGTTTTAAATGAGTGGTTCTAGCACTACAAactatttcacaacttttttgtCATAATTATTTAGTGGCATATTGTGGGTGGTTGCCTACCTCTTATACacaaaactacaattttttCTCTACCACTCACACATTGCCACATTAcaattgtgagaaaaaaagttgtaaaataccATCAGATAAATAATCAGACCATTGACTCCTCAAGCCTCACAGAAAATAGTTCAATTGTAgttatctagtttttttttttttttttttttaagagagtttcaacttatgttGTCCAATcttgatgatagttttttatcatcagactaatataccaatcagtttttggtttaAGCAGGGATTaaactccagatctcttatacaaccatcagagatttaCCAGTttagttaactggaacccacaataGTTATCTAGTATTAAATTGGCAGCATCACAGTTTACAACagttttaactaatttttttactttaaactCAATGTGAGATATACTGTTTACACCAGGTTAAAGTAGGTCTATTGAACGTAATGGACCGCTGGTATAttgaaatcttcttcttcttcttttattttttattttttatattttatattttttatgaattggAGAATTTTATTCACAAACAAGGAGAATTTCAAGGGTGGTCTGCCGACCTCCACCCTGATTATAGATTCAAAACAAGGAGGGTCACAGCCCAAATTAAAAGAGCCAAGTACATTGTTCAATAATAATCCTTTTCCAAGGCTTGCGTAGTGCCATTTGCCCCTCTAGGAATCCAATTAACAGAGAGGGGCTTGTGAGAGTATAGATCAAATATCGCAGTAGATGCCATTAATTCTCCAGGGAATATCTTGGCTAGAGAATACAGATGAAAAAATTCACCAATACCCTAAATTCCTTTTCTAGTAATGTCTTCAAAGAATCATCTTGAAGACATAACAACCTCTAGATGTTCAATACAGAGTAATGATAggggcaaatttttttttttcacaacctATTTCACAATTTGGTTTGGTGTTATGAGTGGTGCAACATCAATATCATATGGCccacattatttttattgtgcATTGTTATGTCATTAATCACAGTACATGTCACCTTAGTTGTGAAAATTGTTGCGTCAATGTCACTAAACTAATTGATtcagaaattcaaaacatgctAGTCACAACCATCTGATTACACATGCTGCAAGGCCTCTTCAAGTTTGATGTCGAACACTTTGATAAAGACATCCTCAATAACCTAGTTAAAATCCAAAAAGACATGTACATGTATCACTTCCATAGCCAATATCATGAAAAATTCAATATGGCATATAATGGTTGGGATATTCCCTAGCTTTTGACAAAGGATTTCCATGGTTAAAACAACATTCTTTGACAGTAAGAAAATTACCTTATCTGAAGTAGAATGACCAAATGTTACACCAATTCTTAAGGGAcctatgaaaaaaatttgttaatggaCCCACCAATCCACATGTGATGTGTGAACAATGAAAGTTGGGTACCGTAGTCAGTTGCTAGATATGGATAAGAGGGCATCAAATATATATGGTGAGCTACAACAATGGTTGAAGATCCTAACATGGCTAGGTTAAAAGATAATTAAGCATGCCATGACACTGTTAGGATCTCATATAGTCCTTTATGTCCCTACCCTATAAATGGACCTTTATGAGCCTCTAAAATATCTCTTATACCATGACCAATGCCCCAGTTGGTCCTATACATGTGACCCGCTATCAAGAAAAGAATCACAATAGCTAAATGATGGTGCTCTGGTAGAAAGTTTTCTTCTAGAAAGTACATATACTTctttattttggtaaaaaagaataattcattCCAAATTAAGAAATAACAAGAGGTTACGGACAACACCTATTAACATACAGACcagaaacataaaaatcaagACAAGATTGAAGTTCCAATGGAGGCGcttcatacaaaataaaatcgAAAGCTTCCTGTCTTCCCATCCTTGCTAAGCCATGTGCGCATCTATTTACTTCCCTATAACTGTGGCTAAACCATACCTAGGGAATCTGGGTAGCCAGTTGCTTGCAATCATCAAGAATGGCAGAAATAATAGTGTTAGATTGGTTCAGGAAATTGGGGACACTTCATTTGGGTTGTTGTATTTGTTTCAGAAATGAGACAAGCCTAGAACACTTTTTCACCTATgtccttttaaaaataaaatttgcatGACATACAAGAGGGGCACTTatcttatatttgtttttaattttaatcttaaaCACTTATCTACTTATCTTTTATTTGCACTTTTAGATCTTATTCATGATTTGTGTTCTAATTTCTAAACATCATATATTAGTTATGAATTCACTTTATTATCCtttattgctcttaaatttatatatgtttaacattaaatgaacaaaaatgcttaacaatatttaaaaataaaaatatatttaataattaattaatatatgcatcCCTGTCATACTCGtcttctaatttttcaaaaatcaccATGTTGACATGCCGTACGGCCGTACCCTTACCTGTACCCACGCCTGTATCTATGTCTATGTTTATGCTTCACAGGTTTTCTTTCTCAACCAACTCCTTGTGCTATTGCAAattcactttccctttttttgggggggggggggggagaaagaaaaatgagaaaatatttggaatttaatATCAGTTGAATATTGGAAATCGATGCATTCACACTCACATTTAGCTGATATTGGAATgaacttgatatatatatatatatatatatatatatatatatatatttgtggattaggatttagaaattagaataggtactctcaagtctcaacttaAACTTATCTTTTCCCATTCTTATGTAAGTGCATcgaaatgaacaaaataaaccaaagtgaaccaaaatggaccgaatagacgAAAATGAATCAAAGTGGATTGAATGAACCCAAGTAGGCCGAAATGGACTAAATAGATGAATTAGgatttagaaattagaatatgTACTCTCAAGTCTCAAGCCAAACTTATCTTTTCTCATTCTTAAGTAAGTGCACCGAAATGGAACGAATAAACCGAATTGAACCAAATAGCCCAAAGTgaaccaaaatggaccgaatagaccaaAATAGACCAAAGTGGTTGAATGAACCCAAGTAGGCTGAAATGGACCGGATAGATGAATTAAgatttagaaattagaataggcactctcaagtctcaacccGAACTTATCTTTTCCCACTCTTAAGTAAATGTACCAAAATGGatcaaattggaccgaataaattgaagtggaccaaataatCCAAAGTGAACCGAAATAGACCGAATACACCAAAATAAAGCAAAGTGGACCGTTGATTACATcactattatatatttatattcctAAAAGTCTAGGGGAACACACCCTTAACGTACATTTTGCCATAAATAATACTCACGTCAAGTGTTGATTGAATTAATATTCACAAATACTAGTGGGAAAGTGATGAAATGAATCATACGTCGACAAATATGTAAATTGTATCAAAATGAGAGGCAAAATGAACTCATT
This genomic window contains:
- the LOC115966903 gene encoding uncharacterized protein LOC115966903, whose product is MQLPQGFHSKEKNVVCKLNKSLYGLKQASRQWNAKFCYVVKQLGFKQSKADYSLFTRRLSGSFIALVVYVDDILIASNNVQEVEALKVSLDQHFKLKDLGGLKYFLGLKIARSAKGISLCQRKYALEILKDAGMSACRPSKVPMEQNLRLSKLQGTLLPDPGVYRRSVGRLIYLTITRPDIAYPVHKLSQFMSKPRKPHLDAAYKILQYIKGCPGQGIFLSASLDFHLKAYTDADWAACIDTRRSTTGYCIFLGDSLISWKSKKQSIVSRSSAEVEYRAMAVTVCELTWLLSLLKDLEIWHPQPALLFCDNQAAIYIGENPVFHERTKHIEVDCHVVRDKVQDNVIRLFFTPTHTQLADLLTKALNNS